A region of Haladaptatus caseinilyticus DNA encodes the following proteins:
- a CDS encoding DsrE family protein: protein MKTVFHVSDGADEIQDAAIRYAGGIFEDESVDIDAVAVVANASGIELVRTDSAFAEEIGALSEGDVRFIACEKSMEAAGLTSDDILDTVDTAPTSVGVLTRLQEEEYRYIKVP, encoded by the coding sequence GTGAAAACAGTTTTCCACGTTAGTGATGGAGCGGACGAGATACAGGACGCTGCGATCCGATATGCGGGCGGGATCTTTGAGGATGAGTCCGTCGATATCGACGCTGTTGCGGTAGTTGCGAACGCATCGGGAATCGAACTCGTTCGGACGGACTCAGCCTTCGCCGAGGAGATCGGTGCGCTCTCGGAAGGCGACGTTCGATTCATCGCGTGTGAAAAATCGATGGAAGCCGCCGGATTGACGTCCGACGATATTCTTGATACCGTCGACACAGCCCCCACCTCCGTCGGGGTGCTTACCAGGTTACAAGAAGAGGAGTATCGGTATATCAAAGTACCGTAG
- a CDS encoding enolase-like domain-containing protein, which produces MLYDHVADLDLQIDGYDLERHERDTSSGFVRATTVVSLHGDGEIGQGEDVTYDNDAHDTLYESSEEFSLTGKYTLDEFSEQLSGIDFFLGDEPNQTIFRNYRQWAFESAALDLALKQADTDLATQLDREYNPVRFVVSTRLDDPPTGDRIIDWLDRNPNLEFKLDPTSDWTDDVVDRLAATDAVRTLDLKGQYHGTTVDQPADPALYERVVKGFPDALIEDPALNDETRPLFEGQEGRVTWDYPIRSVETVTELPWEPKWLNIKPSRFGSVQSLLETIDYCHNHDIQMFGGGQFELDVGRGHIHAVASLFYPDAPNDVAPKAYNDPDPSGNLPSSPLSPPETPQGLEWE; this is translated from the coding sequence ATGCTATACGACCACGTCGCCGATCTCGATCTCCAGATCGATGGGTATGACCTCGAACGACACGAACGGGATACATCTAGCGGGTTCGTCAGGGCGACGACCGTCGTCTCGTTACACGGCGATGGTGAGATCGGGCAGGGCGAGGACGTGACGTACGACAACGATGCCCATGACACGCTTTACGAGTCCTCGGAGGAATTTTCCCTCACAGGGAAGTACACGCTCGATGAATTCTCCGAGCAGCTCTCCGGGATCGATTTCTTCCTCGGAGACGAGCCAAATCAAACGATCTTCCGGAACTATCGACAGTGGGCGTTCGAAAGCGCCGCCCTGGATCTCGCATTGAAACAAGCCGATACTGATCTCGCTACCCAACTTGACCGCGAGTATAACCCGGTACGGTTCGTCGTGAGTACGCGACTCGACGACCCACCAACCGGCGACCGTATCATCGACTGGCTCGATCGGAATCCAAATTTGGAGTTCAAGCTCGATCCCACATCTGACTGGACCGACGACGTCGTCGATCGGTTGGCTGCGACTGACGCAGTTCGAACGCTCGATCTGAAAGGCCAGTACCACGGGACGACTGTGGATCAGCCTGCCGATCCCGCGCTCTACGAACGAGTCGTCAAGGGATTCCCGGACGCGCTCATCGAAGATCCAGCACTGAACGATGAAACACGGCCGCTATTTGAGGGACAGGAAGGACGTGTAACGTGGGATTACCCCATCCGCAGTGTTGAGACGGTTACGGAACTACCGTGGGAACCGAAGTGGCTCAACATCAAGCCGTCGCGGTTCGGCTCGGTTCAGTCGTTGCTCGAGACGATCGATTACTGTCACAACCACGATATCCAGATGTTCGGCGGCGGCCAGTTCGAACTCGATGTCGGTCGAGGACATATTCACGCAGTTGCATCGCTGTTCTACCCGGACGCGCCGAACGATGTGGCTCCGAAAGCATACAATGACCCAGATCCCAGTGGTAATCTGCCGTCGAGTCCGCTTTCGCCACCAGAAACGCCGCAGGGACTCGAATGGGAATGA
- a CDS encoding ester cyclase: protein MSTKTKENEQLTHRLNEEVWEHHNFDAIDELVAEDYVLHDQSMPEPMRGRDVYREMAEMGAGIIDGPIVTEQLISTDDYVIGRWSQTGEHVGEMMGIDPTHEEVTVTGIDINRFEDGKLAETWQEVNILGMLMQIGALPDELVAAMEMDDQP, encoded by the coding sequence ATGAGCACTAAAACGAAAGAAAACGAGCAACTCACGCACCGTCTCAACGAGGAGGTCTGGGAACACCACAACTTCGATGCGATCGACGAATTGGTTGCCGAAGACTACGTTTTGCACGACCAATCCATGCCAGAACCGATGCGCGGTCGTGACGTCTATCGAGAAATGGCCGAGATGGGTGCTGGCATCATAGATGGACCGATAGTAACCGAGCAACTCATTTCAACCGACGATTATGTGATCGGTCGGTGGTCACAGACGGGAGAACACGTCGGGGAAATGATGGGGATTGATCCAACGCATGAAGAGGTAACCGTCACGGGGATCGACATCAACCGGTTTGAAGACGGGAAACTCGCCGAAACGTGGCAAGAAGTCAATATCCTGGGCATGCTCATGCAGATCGGCGCGCTTCCGGATGAACTCGTTGCCGCAATGGAAATGGACGACCAACCGTAG
- a CDS encoding transcription initiation factor IIB produces the protein MSECSKSSSGHPPEHQNATHKDTNTTAQLTTKSTVSTENEHEESTTSTEKQRVCPECGGSLTHDTAHGETVCRECGLVVDEGEIDHGPDWRAFNSEERDQKARVGAPTTKLLHDNGLSTKIGWQNRDTHGRSLSSRQRQKMQRLRTWDERFRTRNSKERNLKQALGEIERMGSALGVPKTVRETASVIYRRALKEDLLPGRSIEGIATAAIYAAIRQAAVPRSVDEVAAVSRVDKVEFKRAYRYLGRELGLEIQPPNSEDYIAKYASALDVSDELETRAHELLQSAKAANVHSGKSPVGLAGAALYAAGLLTDEKMTQSEVSEVTDVSEVTIRNRYQELLETADQNSRGVTRN, from the coding sequence ATATCAGAGTGCAGCAAGAGTAGTTCGGGCCATCCACCCGAACACCAGAATGCCACTCACAAGGATACCAACACGACTGCGCAGTTAACCACGAAATCGACCGTATCGACCGAGAACGAACACGAAGAATCAACAACATCGACCGAGAAGCAACGCGTTTGTCCTGAGTGTGGCGGATCGCTTACTCACGATACTGCACACGGTGAGACCGTGTGCCGGGAGTGCGGTCTCGTCGTCGACGAAGGTGAAATCGATCACGGTCCCGATTGGCGCGCATTCAACAGCGAAGAACGCGATCAGAAGGCTCGTGTCGGTGCTCCGACGACGAAGCTACTGCACGATAACGGGCTGTCGACCAAGATTGGATGGCAGAACCGTGACACTCACGGTCGGTCTCTCTCATCACGCCAGCGCCAGAAGATGCAGCGCTTACGAACATGGGACGAGCGTTTCCGCACGCGCAACTCCAAAGAACGCAATCTCAAGCAAGCACTCGGCGAGATCGAACGAATGGGATCCGCCCTCGGCGTACCGAAGACTGTTCGAGAGACGGCGAGCGTCATCTATCGCCGCGCACTAAAGGAGGACCTCCTCCCCGGCCGATCCATCGAGGGTATCGCGACCGCCGCGATCTATGCCGCAATCCGCCAGGCAGCGGTCCCCCGATCAGTCGACGAGGTCGCAGCCGTCAGCCGAGTCGACAAGGTGGAGTTCAAGCGCGCTTACCGATATCTCGGCCGGGAACTAGGTCTTGAAATCCAACCGCCGAATTCCGAGGACTACATTGCGAAGTACGCATCCGCACTCGACGTCAGCGACGAACTCGAGACACGTGCTCATGAACTCCTTCAGTCAGCGAAGGCGGCAAACGTCCACAGCGGAAAAAGTCCGGTCGGGCTCGCTGGAGCGGCGCTCTACGCAGCCGGATTGCTCACCGACGAAAAGATGACGCAGAGCGAGGTTTCCGAGGTAACGGATGTGAGTGAGGTAACGATCCGGAATCGCTACCAAGAGCTACTGGAGACTGCAGACCAGAACTCCAGAGGAGTCACACGTAACTGA
- a CDS encoding helix-turn-helix domain-containing protein — protein sequence MREFIFTIEYDPGIDPITDIFIDYPATMAKSLACCVTARSMWRVDRITGPTDALSSLETIYLDSKHCNECLGSRNCHTPSEYAELDSDTNQRTIYTYQPEIEGCHSVPYRAAQQLGDGLLFQTTRNESQYEWRILMRDKTAVGELYDTIQQELRDGVRIELDQLGTPAHWCEEAVTIADLPYAQREALIAAVEQGYYETPRETSVEDIADSVGVPRSTLQYRLQRAESWLATRFMSESYS from the coding sequence ATGCGCGAGTTCATCTTTACGATCGAGTACGATCCGGGAATCGATCCGATTACAGACATATTCATCGATTATCCAGCGACGATGGCTAAATCACTCGCCTGCTGTGTGACGGCTCGGAGTATGTGGCGAGTTGATCGGATCACTGGTCCAACAGACGCACTGTCGTCATTAGAGACGATTTATCTCGATTCAAAGCACTGTAATGAGTGTCTCGGCTCACGAAACTGCCACACACCCAGTGAGTATGCGGAGTTAGATAGCGATACTAATCAGCGAACGATCTATACGTATCAGCCTGAAATCGAAGGCTGTCATTCGGTTCCCTATCGCGCAGCACAACAGCTCGGTGATGGTTTACTCTTCCAAACGACACGCAACGAATCCCAGTACGAGTGGCGTATTCTCATGCGCGATAAGACAGCAGTTGGCGAACTTTACGACACGATTCAACAGGAGCTCCGCGATGGTGTACGGATTGAACTCGATCAACTAGGCACGCCAGCTCATTGGTGTGAAGAGGCCGTCACCATCGCCGACCTGCCATACGCACAACGAGAGGCACTCATCGCTGCTGTCGAACAGGGATATTACGAGACGCCCCGTGAGACGTCGGTCGAAGACATTGCTGATAGTGTCGGTGTTCCGCGTTCGACCCTACAGTATCGATTGCAGCGTGCCGAATCATGGCTCGCGACACGCTTCATGAGCGAATCATATTCGTGA